In a genomic window of Dermochelys coriacea isolate rDerCor1 chromosome 11, rDerCor1.pri.v4, whole genome shotgun sequence:
- the LOC119840931 gene encoding LOW QUALITY PROTEIN: rac GTPase-activating protein 1-like (The sequence of the model RefSeq protein was modified relative to this genomic sequence to represent the inferred CDS: deleted 3 bases in 2 codons) — translation MARERGGPPGPAGPARPAPGAELRRGGRLQPRRPGLRGLPAEMLPPRAGSAPGREQLLAAESECSALRVKLKHARNQVEVEMGKRQRAEAELEKQERKLQLIFDFLMQESPRTALSDGQRSALALLEGPQLGTALAPGRRLSAVDESCTSHSDISYDRTEDDVDLDVMVVKPLKQKSRERPRSSLAPMIGPVVAAKRMRPPVLPAASASEPLVTLSAGPVAEDRGPDQSQLPVAAVPVLGRRSRQGRRLSALTELTTVWGSSEDSDSHPESGAGLEPKGLDSFPSPPQGPPPPQHLFTSKTVIRPESCAVCGARARFGRVVLRCRRCLLLAHTECRGRCPTLCTPGPRPRPRQGVLADFAPPTAPLVPVLVVHCVSEVERRGLTETGLYRVPGAEQLVREWRQKLLRAKGSLPSLGRVGDVHVVCGVLKDFLRGLKEPLVTFHLHPIFLRAADIPDEASRQAALCHVVSKLPPANRDTLAFLMLHLLRVAQSPECRMDKLNLARVFGPTLVGHGTSSPTPLAILEDTPQQCKVMVHLLSLPPDFWRRFVGMELENLVPAATSDPLVLDRRERLFHPLSSPEMNSTQLSPTGGCFPDPLRSCVGTVPPPRPASGSRKTGRFFPSLL, via the exons ACTGCAGCCGCGTCGCCCGGGGCTTCGAGGCCTGCCGGCAGAGATGCTGCCGCCTCGGGCTGGATCTGCGCCGGGC CGCGAGCAGCTGCTGGCAGCGGAGAGCGAGTGCTCGGCGCTGCGGGTGAAGCTCAAACACGCCCGCAACCAGGTGGAGGTGGAGATGGGGAAGCGGCAGCGGGCGGAGGCCGAGCTGGAGAAGCAG GAACGGAAGCTGCAGCTGATCTTTGACTTCCTGATGCAGGAATCCCCCCGCACTGCCCTGAGCGATGGGCAGCGCTCGGCCCTGGCCCTGCTTGAGGGGCCGCAGCTGGGCACCGCCCTGGCGCCAGGGCGCAG GCTGTCCGCAGTGGACGAGTCGTGCACATCCCATTCCGACATCAGCTACGACCGCACTGAGGACGATGTG GACCTGGACGTGATGGTGGTGAAACCCCTGAAGCAGAAGTCTCGGGAGCGCCCG CGCTCGTCTCTGGCCCCCATGATCGGCCCCGTGGTTGCAGCAAAGCGCATGCGCCCCCCTGTACTGCCAGCTGCCAGC GCGAGTGAGCCCCTGGTGACGCTCTCGGCAGGGCCCGTTGCTGAAGACCGAGGCCCGGACCAGAGCCAGCTGCCCGTGGCCGCGGTGCCAGTGCTGGGCCGACGCTCGCGCCAGGGCCGACGCCTCTCCGCGCTCACAG aGCTGACCACGGTGTGGGGGAGCAGTGAGGACTCGGACAGCCACCcggagagtggggcagggctggagcccaaggggctggactccttcccctcccccccacaggggCCGCCACCACCCCAGCACCTCTTCACTTCCAAAACG GTGATCCGCCCCGAGTCCTGCGCCGTCTGCGGTGCCCGTGCCCGCTTCGGGCGGGTGGTGCTGCGGTGCcggcggtgcctcctgctggcgcACACCGAGTGCCGCGGGCGCTGTCCCACCCTGTGCACCCCGGGCCCCCGGCCTCGGCCCCGGCAG GGCGTCCTGGCTGACTTTgcgccccccacagcccccctggtgCCCGTCCTGGTGGTTCACTGCGTGAGCGAGGTGGAGCGCAGAGGCCTGACAGAG ACAGGGCTGTACCGGGTGCCTGGCGCGGAGCAGCTGGTGCGGGAATGGAGGCAGAAGCTGCTTCGGGCCAAGGGGTCGCTGCCCTCCCTGGGCCGCGTGGGCGACGTGCATGTGGTGTGTGGGGTGCTCAAGGACTTCCTGAGGGGCCTCAAGGAGCCGCTGGTCACCTTCCACCTGCACCCCATCTTCCTGCGGGCCGCTG acaTCCCGGACGAAGCCTCCCGCCAGGCAGCCCTGTGCCACGTGGTGAGCAAACTGCCCCCCGCCAATCGGGACACGCTGGCCTTCCTAATGCTGCATCTGCTGAG GGTCGCTCAGAGCCCCGAGTGCAGGATGGACAAGCTGAACCTGGCCCGTGTCTTCGGGCCCACGCTGGTGGGGCACGGCACGAGCAGCCCCACGCCCCTGGCCATCCTGGAGGACACGCCCCAGCAGTGCAAG gtgaTGGTTCATCTCCTGTCACTGCCCCCCGACTTCTGGAGGCGCTTCGTGGGGATGGAGCTGGAGAATCTGGTGCCCGCGGCCACGAGCGACCCCCTGGTGCTGGACAGACGGG agcggCTCTTCCACCCCCTCTCGTCCCCCGAGATGAACTCGACTCAGCTGAGCCCGACTGGCGGCTGCTTCCCTGACCCGTTGCGGAGCTGCGTGGGCACCGTGC ccccccccaggccAGCGTCGGGCTCCAGGAAGACGGGCcgcttcttcccctccctgctgtag